In the genome of Saccharomonospora viridis DSM 43017, one region contains:
- a CDS encoding sensor histidine kinase produces MAEDLVDGLSGPRVRSAARGIRRLLAADAVGLADLSGELVVVGTMPPDVEVATMVEHVLHTEHRCKRAEVVALPLIVHDELAGVLVVAGTARMTALREVAHLSEVALERGRLEASAEEAAEAELRALRAEISPHFVYNALTVIAGLVRPDPDRSRELMLDFADYIRYSLASHGEYTTVADEFHAIETYLALQRAVLGDRLRVQVRVAPEVLPVSIPYLVLQPLVENAVRHGIEHRPEGGTVTVLGEAEGTDCVISVEDDGVGMDPAKAERLLAGEGQSTSMGLANVDRRLRNVYGPWFGLVLETAENEGTRVIVRVPRFQPGVMP; encoded by the coding sequence GTGGCGGAAGACCTCGTCGACGGACTGTCCGGACCACGGGTCCGCTCGGCCGCACGGGGCATCCGTCGGTTGCTCGCGGCCGACGCCGTCGGACTCGCCGACCTGTCCGGCGAACTCGTGGTGGTGGGCACGATGCCACCGGACGTCGAAGTGGCCACGATGGTGGAGCACGTCCTGCACACCGAACACCGGTGCAAACGTGCCGAGGTCGTGGCCCTGCCCCTCATCGTGCACGACGAACTGGCCGGCGTCCTCGTCGTCGCGGGCACCGCCAGGATGACCGCACTGCGGGAGGTGGCACACCTCAGTGAGGTCGCGCTCGAACGCGGCCGGCTCGAGGCGTCCGCCGAGGAGGCCGCCGAGGCCGAGCTGCGGGCTCTGCGGGCGGAGATCTCGCCCCACTTCGTCTACAACGCGCTGACGGTCATCGCCGGGCTGGTCCGCCCCGATCCCGACCGTTCCCGCGAGCTCATGCTCGATTTCGCCGACTACATCCGCTACAGCCTGGCCAGCCACGGCGAGTACACCACGGTCGCCGACGAGTTCCACGCCATCGAGACCTACCTGGCACTCCAACGCGCCGTGCTGGGCGACCGACTGCGGGTACAGGTACGGGTCGCCCCGGAGGTCCTGCCCGTGTCCATCCCGTATCTGGTGTTGCAGCCCCTCGTGGAGAACGCGGTGCGGCACGGCATCGAACACCGCCCCGAGGGGGGTACGGTCACCGTACTGGGTGAGGCCGAGGGCACCGACTGTGTGATCAGCGTGGAGGACGACGGAGTCGGCATGGACCCGGCCAAGGCCGAACGCCTCCTCGCCGGCGAGGGGCAGTCGACGAGCATGGGACTGGCCAACGTCGACCGCAGGCTGCGTAACGTGTACGG